The Mytilus trossulus isolate FHL-02 chromosome 3, PNRI_Mtr1.1.1.hap1, whole genome shotgun sequence genome contains a region encoding:
- the LOC134710161 gene encoding putative mediator of RNA polymerase II transcription subunit 26 isoform X1 — MILQSLSILFLCVTITKQHQNQAFPPGVPPQQQHMHQPPGNQQQNQGQNQQYQGQQQQNQQYQQGQGQQQQNLQYQQGQGQQQQQYQQPPQGQQNTQQFQQQPPPNQNQGQGGHQQGHSGGHHTFNQRENVHDREHIKEHLKEVVDKPEKEMTDDELEFHYFKLHDYDGNNKLDGVEVTKAITHFHDDKNHNHDNNTEKDEGKGEGEHGAGEGKENHQKTPPKVYTDEELTSIIDMVMKEDDLNDDGYIEYFEFVTAQRKAKEGGDNKAPPPA, encoded by the exons ATGATTCTCCAATCATTGTCCATTCTCTTTTTGTGTGTTACCATAACAAAACAACATCAGAATCAAGCTTTCCCACCTGGAGTCCCTCCACAGCAACAACACATGCATCAACCACCTGGAAATCAACAGCAAAATCAAGGTCAAAATCAACAGTATCAAGgccaacaacaacaaaatcaacAGTATCAACAAGGTCAAGGCCAGCAACAACAAAATTTACAGTATCAACAGGGTCAAGGTCAGCAGCAACAACAGTATCAACAACCACCTCAAGGACAACAAAATACACAGCAATTCCAACAGCAGCCACCACCAAATCAAAATCAAGGTCAAGGAGGTCATCAGCAGGGTCACTCTGGAGGTCATCATACCTTCAATCAGAGGGAAAATGTACATGATCGAGA ACATATAAAAGAGCATTTAAAAGAAGTTGTCGACAAACCAGAGAAAGAAATGACCGATGATGAGTTAGAATTCCATTACTTTAAATTACACGATTATGATGGCAACAATAAACTTGATGGTGTAGAAGTAACCAAAGCTATAACTCATTTTCATGATG ACAAAAatcataaccatgataacaacACAGAGA AAGACGAAGGAAAGGGAGAAGGTGAACATGGCGCCGGAGAAGGAAAAGAAAATCACCAGAAAACACCACCTAAAGTTTACACTGACGAGGAATTGACTAGTATTATAGATATGGTGATGAAAGAAGATGATCTCAATGACGATGGTTATATAGAATACTTTGAATTTGTAACGGCACAGAGAAAAGCTAAAGAAGGGGGAGATAATAAGGCGCCGCCGCCAGCTTAA
- the LOC134710161 gene encoding putative mediator of RNA polymerase II transcription subunit 26 isoform X2, producing MILQSLSILFLCVTITKQHQNQAFPPGVPPQQQHMHQPPGNQQQNQGQNQQYQGQQQQNQQYQQGQGQQQQNLQYQQGQGQQQQQYQQPPQGQQNTQQFQQQPPPNQNQGQGGHQQGHSGGHHTFNQRENVHDREHIKEHLKEVVDKPEKEMTDDELEFHYFKLHDYDGNNKLDGVEVTKAITHFHDEDEGKGEGEHGAGEGKENHQKTPPKVYTDEELTSIIDMVMKEDDLNDDGYIEYFEFVTAQRKAKEGGDNKAPPPA from the exons ATGATTCTCCAATCATTGTCCATTCTCTTTTTGTGTGTTACCATAACAAAACAACATCAGAATCAAGCTTTCCCACCTGGAGTCCCTCCACAGCAACAACACATGCATCAACCACCTGGAAATCAACAGCAAAATCAAGGTCAAAATCAACAGTATCAAGgccaacaacaacaaaatcaacAGTATCAACAAGGTCAAGGCCAGCAACAACAAAATTTACAGTATCAACAGGGTCAAGGTCAGCAGCAACAACAGTATCAACAACCACCTCAAGGACAACAAAATACACAGCAATTCCAACAGCAGCCACCACCAAATCAAAATCAAGGTCAAGGAGGTCATCAGCAGGGTCACTCTGGAGGTCATCATACCTTCAATCAGAGGGAAAATGTACATGATCGAGA ACATATAAAAGAGCATTTAAAAGAAGTTGTCGACAAACCAGAGAAAGAAATGACCGATGATGAGTTAGAATTCCATTACTTTAAATTACACGATTATGATGGCAACAATAAACTTGATGGTGTAGAAGTAACCAAAGCTATAACTCATTTTCATGATG AAGACGAAGGAAAGGGAGAAGGTGAACATGGCGCCGGAGAAGGAAAAGAAAATCACCAGAAAACACCACCTAAAGTTTACACTGACGAGGAATTGACTAGTATTATAGATATGGTGATGAAAGAAGATGATCTCAATGACGATGGTTATATAGAATACTTTGAATTTGTAACGGCACAGAGAAAAGCTAAAGAAGGGGGAGATAATAAGGCGCCGCCGCCAGCTTAA